The genome window CACAAACGGGATAACCGATTCGCTCAGTAGGTAATACAGGGCAGCTAGCAAGAGCGGATAGGCAAAGGCCACTGGAGTGGCGGAAATGAGGTCATCCTGGAGCCATACCAGTTTGTTGAGAATAAGAACTCCGAGGAAACTTGCCCACGGTAAGGGAAGTAATTTTTGAAAAATGCCAAAGGCGTAGGCGGAACTGATCGCCAATAGGAGAATCGGTAAGACCTTGCTAAAGGTGATGGGGTCGATTCCGGCGATCGCCCCTAGCCGATAAAACAGCGTGTATGCCCACGGTGCCACCGACTGAAAATAGTCTGCCGATAGATCTCCAGGAAATAGGCTAGGGTCAACGAACCGCTGCATCCACGCCACATGTTGCCGCGCATCGTCTTGAATAACATAGGGACTGGCAAATGCCTGCTGGAGTGCCGGAATAGCGTACAGCACCGACGCGACAATGCTCAGACTAAACCAGAGCCACACTGAAGATAGGCTCATAGTTGGGCGCGATCGCCCCTTTTGACCCAAGTTTTCCAGCAATGGCATAGGTTTCCTACCGCAGTATTGGCAACCGATCCTACCACGGGGAGGAAACGCCGCTACACGTTAAACCGGAACAGGAGCACATCGCCTTCTTGCACTGTATAGTCCTTACCTTCACTGCGAACTAAGCCTTTCTCCTTTGCCGCACCCATTGAACCGCTGTTGACCAGATCATCGTAGGCGACTGTTTCCGCACGGATAAAGCCCCGCTCAAAGTCGGAGTGGATGACGCCTGCGGCCTGGGGGGCTAGCATTCCGGCGGTAATCGTCCAGGCGCGAGTCTCCTTGGGGCCAGTAGTGAAGTAGGTTCGCAGTCCCAAGAGGGTATAGGTTGCGCGAATTAGAGACTTCAACCCGCCTTCTTCCACGCCCAATGCCGCGAGGAAGTCTACTCGTTCTTCTTCGGATAATTCCACGAGCTCGGATTCCACCTGGGCGGAAATAATCACCACCTGAGCCTCTTCACGAGCCGCGACTTCCCGCACCTGATCGACCCACGCATTGCCCGTCGCTAGGTCATCTTCTGACACGTTAGCAGCGTAGATAATCGGCTTGCGGGTCAGGAGTCCCAGCGATTTAACGAAGACTTCTTCCTCCTCGGTCAGTTCAACCAGACGAGCAGGTTTGCCTTCATTTAGGACGGGTAAAATCTTGTCGATGACAGCAAGTTCGGCTTGGGCTTCCTTATTGGTACGGGCTTGTTTGCGTACCCGGTCGGCGCGTTTTTCCAACTGCGCCAAGTCTGCCAAGGCTAATTCCAGGGTAATCACGTCAATGTCGCGCACCGGATTAACCGATCCGGAAACGTGGATAATATCGTCATCGTCAAAACAACGCACCACATGGACGATCGCGTCTACTTCGCGGATGTTCGCCAAAAACTGGTTGCCCAAGCCTTCCCCTTTGCTCGCGCCCTTCACCAGTCCGGCAATGTCTACAAATTCGATGCGGGTGGGAATGATTTCAGCAGAATCAGAAATTTTCGCCAACACGTTTAGCCGCTCATCAGGAACCGCAACAACGCCGACGTTGGGTTCAATCGTGCAGAAGGGAAAGTTTGCGGCTTGGGCTTTTGCATTCGCCACCAGCGCATTAAATAGAGTCGATTTACCTACGTTGGGCAGTCCAACAATTCCGGCTGTCAGCATGATG of Synechococcales cyanobacterium T60_A2020_003 contains these proteins:
- the ychF gene encoding redox-regulated ATPase YchF: MLTAGIVGLPNVGKSTLFNALVANAKAQAANFPFCTIEPNVGVVAVPDERLNVLAKISDSAEIIPTRIEFVDIAGLVKGASKGEGLGNQFLANIREVDAIVHVVRCFDDDDIIHVSGSVNPVRDIDVITLELALADLAQLEKRADRVRKQARTNKEAQAELAVIDKILPVLNEGKPARLVELTEEEEVFVKSLGLLTRKPIIYAANVSEDDLATGNAWVDQVREVAAREEAQVVIISAQVESELVELSEEERVDFLAALGVEEGGLKSLIRATYTLLGLRTYFTTGPKETRAWTITAGMLAPQAAGVIHSDFERGFIRAETVAYDDLVNSGSMGAAKEKGLVRSEGKDYTVQEGDVLLFRFNV